In the Sandaracinus amylolyticus genome, GCATCGCACGCGCGCCGGGCTCTTCCGCGAGGCCGACGGCGGCACGCTGCTGCTCGACGAGATCGGCGAGATGGACGGACGCACGCAGGCGAAGCTGCTGCGCGTGCTGCAAGAAGGCGAGGTCCGTCCGGTGGGCGAGGATCGCCCGGTGGCGGTCGACGTGCGCATCGTCGCGGCGACGCATCGCGATCTCGCGCAGCTCGTGAGCGAAGGGAAATTCCGCGAGGATCTGCTCTATCGACTGAAGGTCGTGCACCTCTCGGTGCCGCCGCTGCGCGAGCGTCCCGACGACGTGCCGATGCTCTTCCGGCACTTCCTCGACCGCTACGAGGAGCGCTTCGGCACCGGACCGCTGCGGGTGCCCGACGGAGTGATGGAGCGGCTCGTCGCGTATCGCTGGCCGGGCAACGTGCGCGAGCTCGAGAACGCGGTGGAGAGCCTCGTCGCGCTCTCGAGCGAGGGCGAGATCGATCCTTCGCTGCTCCCCGACGCGGGCGCGCCGAGCGCGAGCGCGCCGACGAGCGCGGGCCTCAAGGAGCGCGTCGAGGCCTACGAGCGCGGGCTGATCGTCGCCGCGCTCAAGGAGTGCGGCGGCAATCGCAGCGAGGCCGCGCGCAGGCTCGGCATCTCGCGCGCGACGCTGCACGAGAAGCTCAACAAGTACGGCCTCGGCAGCAGCGAGGAGTAGCTCGCACGCGACTTGCTCTGCGCGAACGTGTGTCGCACCGAGCCAGAACATCATCCTTCTTCGTCGTCGCGAGCTCGTTGTGCACGCTCGCGCTCGTCCTCGACCCCACGTCCGCGCGGGCGTGCTCGTTTCCGTTCCCCTGCCCGGAGCTGAGGCATACCTCTCCTCACGACGGAGCGACCGGCGTCCCGCTCAACGTGGAGATCGAGGTCGCCTATCACATCGAGCTGCCACCCGAGCCCGCCGAGCTGCGCGACGCGATCACCCTGCGCGACACGACGACCGGCGAGCTCGTCGCGCTCGAGCGCTCGCCCGTGTGGAACCGAATGCGCCCGGTCGCGGCGCTCGCCGCCGACCGCACGTACGAGGTGATCGGCCCGCGCGACTACGGCGATCTCGCGCACGAGTGCGCGGCCGCAGCCGCGGAGGTGCTCGCGACCTTCACCACCGGCGACGCGATCGACGACACGCCGCCGAGCGCGCCGATCGTGAGCGGAGGCGCATGTCGATCGGTCGTCTGCACCGACGGCGGGTGCTGCGGGCCGCACGTCGCCGCGGTCGCCACGTACACCTGGTCGTCGATCGACGAGAGCGGGCTCGCGCTCGTGTACGCGCACGGTGAGCTGGACGGAGAGCACACGATCGCGACCTCGGGATCGGTGGAGCGCATCGTGTCGGGCACGGGCACCGCGCTGAACGTCGTGCCGCGCCTGCCGCGCGCGGCGGGCGCGGGAGGTGTGCTCCTCGCGATCGACGCGGCGGGCAACGTGTCGGAGCCCGCGCCGCTGCCGGCGATCGATCTGGGCTGCGCGAACGACGTCGATCCCGACGGAGGCGTACGCGCCGACGCCTCGGCGGGCGTGGACGCGGCGACGAGCGCGGACGCGGGCCTCGACGCCGGCGCCGACGCGAGCTCCGCGCGCCACGCGTCGGCCTCGTGCGCGGTCTCGCACGATGGCGGCCCGTCGCTCGCGCCCCTCGTCGCGCTGCTCGCGATCGCGCTCGCCCTGCGCCGGCGCTGAACGTCTGCGCTCGTCATCCGTCCCTCCATGAGGGCCCCGTTGATTCCCGATCGGGAGCGGGCGAGCCTGGGTCGGGGGGAGCATGAGGGGCAGCACAGCTGCGATCCTTCAACACGGGTCGATCGCCGAGCTCGTGCGAGCGGAGCGTTTCGACGACGCGCTCGCACGTCTCTACGAGGCGCGCGACGAACGTCCGGACGACGCCGAGCTCGCGGACGCGATCCGCTTCGTGCGCGAGCGCGCGCTCCGCAACGGGCTCGATCGGCTCGGCTCGCTCGAGTCGGTGCCACGGCGCCTGAGCATCCCGGTGCCCACGTCGCTGGGCGCCGACGAGCGCTACCTGCTCGGGCTCGTCGACGGCGAGGCGTCGATCGACGAGCTGCTCGACGCGTCGACGCTCGGGCGACATCGCACCGTGCGCGCGCTGTGCACGCTGCTCGATCGCGACATGGTGCGCGTCGACGCGATCACGAGCGCGCCGGTGGTCACGCCCGACGCCGCGCTCGCGCGCCACGTGCTCGTCGCGGACGGACATCCGCCGTCGGCGGCGCTGACGCGCACGATGTTGCGCCTCGTGCTCGGCGCCGCGGCGCGGCTCGAGACGGTGGGCTCGGTCACGCAGCTCACGGCGGCGGCGCAGAAGCAGCGCCCCGATCTCGTCGTGACCGAGACGATGCTGCCGGGAGGCGACGGAGTCGCGGCGCTGCGCACGCTGCGTCGCGCCCACGGCGGCGCGATCCCCGCGATCGTGATCGCATCGCGCGTCGAGCTCGCGCTCGTCTCGGGCCGCGCGCCCGATGGATGCGCGGTGCTCGCGCGACCGATCGAGAAGTCCGCGCTGATCGACGCGCTCGCGACGATCGGGATCGCGCGCAAGGCCTGAGTCTGCCGGAGTGCTCGTCCCGCACGTCCCGGACGGGAGCGCGCGAAAGCGCGCGGACGGTAGGGACGGGCGGGCGAGCCGATTTTTCGACGCCTTTGAACGCAGGGGGACGGGATGAGCACCGAGGATCTGATCGTTCGACTGCGCGCGGACGTCGCGCGCGGTGCCACGCAGCGAGAGCTCGCGCCGGTGATCGACGCTCTGGCGAGCGAGCTCGAGGCACGACGCGCGCTCGAGGCGCGCGTGCGCGCGAGCCACGCGGCGATGATGCGCCTCGCGCGCAGCCCGAGCGTCGGCGAAGGACGGCTCGACGACGCGCTCCGCGAGATCACCGAGTGCGCGAGCCAGGTGCTCCGCTGCGCGCGCAGCAGCGTGTGGATCTACGACGCGGACCACACCGCGATCCGCTGCATCGATCTCTATCTCGCGGACAGCGGCGCCCACGAGGTCGGCATCGTGCTCCCCGCGAAGACCTATCCCGCGTACTTCCGCGCGCTGCGCGAGGACCGCACGATCGCCGCGCGCGATGCGCACACCGATCCGCGCACGTCGGAGTTCTCGGCGGGTTATCTCGCGCCGCTGGGGATCGGCGCGATGCTCGATGCGCCGATCCACGTCGGCGGTCGGATGATCGGCGTGCTCTGCAACGAGCACGTCGGCGCCGCGCGCGCGTGGAGCGCGGACGAGGAGCAGTTCGCGGGATCGATCGCGGACTTCGTCGCGCTCGCGATGGAGAGCCAGAAGCGCCGCGAGATCGAGGATCAGCTGCGCGCGATGGTCGCGGCGCTCGAGGACGAGCGCTGATCGCCGCACATCGACGCCGCCGGCGCGCGTGCGCTCTCACGCAAGAAGAAGGGCAGGGCGCCACACGCGCTCGCGTATCGTAGCCCCGTCGTCGCGGAGGTCTTCGTGCGTCGCGCCACCTCGTTCGCTCTCCTGCTCGGTTCGCTCTGGCTCGTCACTGCTCATGCGTCTGCGCAGACGACCATCCCGGGCGGCAACATCATCAACCAGACCTGGACTCCAGCGGGCAGTCCCTACCGCGTCAACGGCGACATCATCGTCCCCGCCGGATCGACGCTGACGATCCAGCCCGGCGTGGTGATCGAGGCGTCGACGAGCGACGGGCTCGGCTCGGGCAGCGACGTGAACGAGGTCGAGATCATCGTGCGCGGCTCGCTGCGCGCGGTCGGCAGCGCGGCGCAGCCGATCACGATCCGCAGCACCGGGACCGGGGCGAGCCAGTGGTGGGGCATCTCGGTCGAGAGCGGCGCGACCGAGGCGATCTTCCAGCACGTCACGATCGAGGAAGCGCAGTACGGCGTGCGCTCGGCGGTCGCGGGCAGCGGGCTCGTGCTGAGCGACGCGACGATCTCGACGTCGGCGTACGGCGTCTTCCTCGAGGCGGGAGCGCCCGAGCTGGCGCGCGTCACGGTGCACTCGTGCGCGAACACGGGCGTGCACGTCGCCTCGCTCGCAGGCGTCACGATCACGAGCTCGATCCTGCGCAGCAACGGCACGTACGGACTCTTCGTGCAGCACAACGGGTCGACGAGCGCGGACACCGTGCTGCGCCAGAGCACGGTCTACGGCCACGGGACCGGCGTCTACCTCAGCACGAGCAGCGGCACGCGGACCCTCCGCGTGGTGGACAGCATCGTCAGCCACAACTCGACCGGCATCTATCGCAACAGCTCGGCCTCGACGTTCGACGTGTCGAACAGCGACGTCTGGGGCAACAGCAGC is a window encoding:
- a CDS encoding sigma-54-dependent transcriptional regulator; the encoded protein is MVVDDDAGVRYTLRGFLEDAGLDVDEAKDGAEALARLEDHALVITDLRMPRMDGMELLRRIKARPDSPVVVMITAQGSERQAVDAMKLGAFDYFKKPFEPDELLAVVRRALESATLRADNTRLAGELNLARTMVFESAPMSRLAVLVQRVAPRDVTVLITGESGTGKERVAEAIVRASSRRDRPYVRFNCAAITPDLAEAELFGHAKGAFTGAHRTRAGLFREADGGTLLLDEIGEMDGRTQAKLLRVLQEGEVRPVGEDRPVAVDVRIVAATHRDLAQLVSEGKFREDLLYRLKVVHLSVPPLRERPDDVPMLFRHFLDRYEERFGTGPLRVPDGVMERLVAYRWPGNVRELENAVESLVALSSEGEIDPSLLPDAGAPSASAPTSAGLKERVEAYERGLIVAALKECGGNRSEAARRLGISRATLHEKLNKYGLGSSEE
- a CDS encoding response regulator, which produces MRAERFDDALARLYEARDERPDDAELADAIRFVRERALRNGLDRLGSLESVPRRLSIPVPTSLGADERYLLGLVDGEASIDELLDASTLGRHRTVRALCTLLDRDMVRVDAITSAPVVTPDAALARHVLVADGHPPSAALTRTMLRLVLGAAARLETVGSVTQLTAAAQKQRPDLVVTETMLPGGDGVAALRTLRRAHGGAIPAIVIASRVELALVSGRAPDGCAVLARPIEKSALIDALATIGIARKA
- a CDS encoding GAF domain-containing protein, whose amino-acid sequence is MSTEDLIVRLRADVARGATQRELAPVIDALASELEARRALEARVRASHAAMMRLARSPSVGEGRLDDALREITECASQVLRCARSSVWIYDADHTAIRCIDLYLADSGAHEVGIVLPAKTYPAYFRALREDRTIAARDAHTDPRTSEFSAGYLAPLGIGAMLDAPIHVGGRMIGVLCNEHVGAARAWSADEEQFAGSIADFVALAMESQKRREIEDQLRAMVAALEDER